The following proteins are encoded in a genomic region of Corynebacterium atypicum:
- the treS gene encoding maltose alpha-D-glucosyltransferase: protein MDDHALSPTHGPGADSDPGYVGQFAPPRGAAPTAHAPVGSVSIADGTNPPTARTGGAGAAPRPPVDEAGFLVEHDADEFDTPSPAPGEAPWERGEPEWYKTAVFYEVLVRSFYDPEGTGSGTLKGITAKLDYLKWLGINCLWLPPFYDSPLRDGGYDIRNFREILPEFGTVDDFVELVDHAHQRGIRVITDVVVNHTSDTHAWFQESRTNPDGPYGDFYVWSDDPELYSDARIIFIDTEESNWTFDPVRGQYFWHRFFSHQPDLNYDNPDVQEAMLDVMRFWLDLGLDGFRLDAVPYLFEREGTTGENLPETHEFLKRVRAMIDAEYPGRVLLAEANQLPDDVVEYFGAAPEGDECHMAFHFPVMPRIFMAVRQGKAAPIQDILAKTPAIPRTAQWGIFLRNHDELTLEMVTEEERAYMYGEYARDPRMKSNVGIRRRLAPLVGGDRNQLELLHALLLSLPGSPVLYYGDEIGMGDNIWLADRDGVRTPMQWSSDRNGGFSSAEPERLYLPAVQNDQYGYGTVNVDNQMKKENSLLQWVRSYVHVRQQYDAFGLGDYVPVDCANEAILSFVRTLKKADPILCINNLSNRPQPVQLVLTDYAGRVPRELSGGEYFPAVGEQGEFTATLAPHGFLWFELEDLA, encoded by the coding sequence ATGGACGACCACGCTCTTTCGCCAACGCACGGCCCGGGCGCAGACAGCGATCCCGGCTACGTCGGACAATTTGCGCCGCCACGCGGCGCCGCGCCTACCGCTCACGCACCTGTGGGGTCGGTCTCGATTGCAGACGGCACCAACCCGCCCACGGCTCGCACAGGGGGCGCTGGTGCCGCGCCGCGCCCGCCGGTCGATGAGGCCGGGTTCCTGGTCGAGCACGACGCCGACGAGTTTGACACCCCCTCGCCTGCCCCGGGCGAGGCCCCCTGGGAGCGCGGGGAACCCGAGTGGTACAAGACGGCGGTTTTCTACGAGGTACTGGTGCGCTCGTTCTACGATCCGGAAGGCACCGGCTCCGGCACGCTGAAGGGGATTACCGCAAAGCTGGACTACCTCAAGTGGTTAGGCATCAACTGCCTGTGGCTTCCACCCTTCTACGATTCCCCGCTGCGCGACGGCGGCTATGACATCCGCAATTTCCGCGAGATCTTGCCCGAGTTCGGCACGGTCGACGACTTTGTGGAACTCGTCGATCACGCCCACCAGCGCGGTATCCGGGTCATTACCGACGTCGTGGTCAATCACACCAGCGACACGCACGCGTGGTTCCAGGAATCTCGGACCAACCCGGACGGCCCTTACGGCGACTTCTACGTCTGGTCCGACGATCCGGAGCTCTACTCGGATGCCCGGATCATCTTTATCGACACCGAGGAATCCAACTGGACTTTCGACCCGGTGCGCGGCCAATACTTCTGGCACCGGTTCTTCTCTCACCAGCCGGACCTGAATTACGATAACCCGGACGTGCAAGAGGCCATGCTTGACGTCATGCGCTTTTGGCTCGACCTGGGTCTGGACGGGTTCCGACTCGACGCCGTGCCCTACCTCTTCGAGCGCGAAGGCACCACCGGCGAGAACCTCCCGGAGACCCACGAGTTTTTGAAGCGCGTGCGCGCGATGATCGACGCGGAGTACCCGGGACGGGTGCTGCTGGCAGAGGCCAACCAGCTTCCCGACGACGTGGTCGAGTACTTCGGCGCCGCGCCCGAGGGCGACGAGTGCCACATGGCCTTCCACTTCCCGGTGATGCCCCGGATCTTCATGGCGGTGCGCCAGGGCAAGGCCGCACCCATCCAGGACATTCTGGCCAAGACGCCGGCGATCCCGCGGACCGCGCAGTGGGGTATTTTCCTGCGCAATCACGACGAGCTCACCCTCGAGATGGTCACCGAGGAAGAGCGGGCCTACATGTACGGCGAGTACGCGCGCGATCCCCGGATGAAGTCCAACGTGGGCATCCGCCGCCGGCTCGCCCCGCTCGTCGGTGGTGATCGCAACCAGCTAGAGCTGCTGCACGCGCTCCTGCTCTCCCTGCCGGGTTCCCCGGTGCTCTACTACGGCGACGAGATCGGGATGGGCGATAACATCTGGCTCGCCGACCGTGACGGGGTGCGCACCCCGATGCAGTGGTCTTCTGACCGCAACGGCGGTTTCTCCTCCGCGGAGCCCGAGCGGCTCTACCTGCCGGCTGTGCAAAACGACCAGTACGGCTACGGCACCGTGAACGTGGACAACCAGATGAAAAAGGAGAACTCGCTGCTGCAGTGGGTGCGCAGCTACGTGCACGTCCGCCAGCAATACGACGCGTTTGGGTTGGGCGATTACGTGCCGGTCGACTGCGCCAACGAGGCGATCCTGAGCTTCGTGCGCACCCTCAAAAAGGCCGACCCCATCTTGTGCATCAATAACCTGTCGAACCGCCCGCAGCCGGTGCAGCTTGTCTTGACGGACTACGCGGGCAGGGTGCCGCGCGAGCTATCTGGCGGCGAGTATTTCCCCGCCGTCGGCGAGCAGGGCGAGTTTACCGCCACCCTGGCCCCACACGGTTTTCTCTGGTTTGAGTTGGAGGATCTCGCGTGA
- a CDS encoding carboxylesterase family protein gives MSQREAQLRSATAVYQGEDRGKTWVFHSIEYSEIPGPFEFPRAKTPAAEEEPVVIDATRPRPERVALTIAVPTGAKFGADLPVVAFIHGGAYVEGSHEDFDLTGLAAHNVVAVSIDYRVGLEGFVHFHDDPPDHYRGIEDCLVALEWVQKEIECFGGDPTNVTLAGQSAGAGICLWLARTDHFRGLFRRLWALSPAFPRQPFAKRKGTLRRILGTPITRRHLTAKLQRHPRALRRGQRAFCRRFFTDIAFGPAPFDPSLLAEVPMLLSATRDEFYHDPTTTWLDAHGLGRVLVRLLAAHFGVWVPASSYLQNTSVIDAARPLSRLYGDAAVRRWVAQTAEQAPGQSWVFELTGTPEQPAVHCDDLPLIFGPGTGPQGGPEARGDHLLKLLVSFAGGQPPSWRPYRHSTRRAAARIDRDSGRITEASDPLKYVRLAFKPPKWR, from the coding sequence GTGAGCCAGCGGGAAGCGCAGTTACGCTCGGCCACGGCCGTGTACCAAGGCGAGGACCGCGGGAAGACCTGGGTCTTTCATTCGATCGAGTACTCGGAGATTCCGGGCCCGTTCGAGTTTCCCCGGGCCAAAACCCCCGCGGCCGAGGAGGAACCGGTGGTGATCGACGCCACCCGCCCCCGCCCCGAGCGGGTGGCGCTGACGATCGCCGTTCCCACCGGCGCGAAGTTCGGCGCGGACCTGCCCGTCGTCGCGTTCATTCACGGCGGTGCGTACGTGGAAGGCTCGCACGAGGATTTCGATCTGACGGGACTGGCCGCCCACAACGTGGTCGCCGTCTCGATCGACTACCGGGTGGGCCTCGAGGGCTTCGTGCATTTCCACGACGATCCCCCGGACCACTACCGCGGCATCGAGGACTGCCTGGTGGCGCTCGAGTGGGTGCAAAAGGAGATCGAGTGCTTCGGCGGGGATCCCACCAATGTCACGCTGGCCGGGCAGTCGGCCGGTGCGGGCATCTGCCTGTGGCTGGCGCGCACCGATCACTTCCGGGGCCTGTTCCGGCGCCTGTGGGCGCTCTCTCCGGCCTTCCCCCGCCAGCCTTTTGCCAAACGTAAGGGGACGCTGCGGCGCATCCTCGGCACGCCGATTACCCGGCGGCATCTCACCGCCAAACTGCAGCGCCACCCGCGGGCGCTACGCCGCGGGCAGCGGGCCTTCTGCCGCCGATTTTTCACCGACATCGCCTTCGGCCCGGCCCCCTTCGACCCCTCGCTGCTCGCCGAGGTCCCCATGCTCCTGAGCGCCACTCGCGACGAGTTCTATCACGACCCGACCACCACCTGGTTGGACGCCCACGGGCTGGGGCGTGTGCTCGTGCGGCTTTTGGCCGCCCACTTTGGCGTCTGGGTGCCCGCCTCGAGCTACCTCCAGAACACTTCGGTAATCGATGCCGCCCGGCCATTGTCCAGGCTGTACGGAGACGCCGCCGTGCGCCGATGGGTGGCTCAGACCGCGGAGCAGGCCCCGGGGCAGTCCTGGGTGTTTGAGCTTACCGGCACCCCCGAGCAGCCGGCGGTGCACTGCGATGACCTCCCGCTCATCTTCGGGCCGGGCACTGGCCCGCAGGGCGGCCCCGAGGCGCGCGGCGACCACCTGCTCAAGCTCCTGGTCAGCTTCGCCGGCGGGCAGCCGCCCTCCTGGCGCCCATACCGGCACTCGACGCGGCGGGCGGCAGCGCGCATCGACCGCGATTCGGGGCGCATCACTGAGGCCAGCGACCCATTGAAGTACGTGCGCCTGGCGTTCAAGCCGCCGAAGTGGCGCTAG
- the malQ gene encoding 4-alpha-glucanotransferase, with protein MTYRETLHVLAQSYGIATSYRGNAGELIEASEDTLLRLLDAMGVDARDPGRALAARRDEEASRPLPWTVVTTEGYPYEFTVHVPDGAPANVWIELEDGGRREVRQLDDFTPPHTVGDVSWGTARFEAPADLPQGWHRLRLESSGREATSTLVVTPERISRTAEVTEHPSAGVMAQLYSARSRTSWGIGDFRDLSRLAEIVARSGFDFLLTNPLHAAEPFPPIEDSPYLPTTRRFINPIYLCIEDVPEFELLSAELKADVEEIAAEFQAANFTGDFIDRNPIFEAKLAVLRELFHQPRSAERAAEFAAFVDREGTGLVAFARWCADRERAADVGPSAGAHALAEPSAAEYATAVDFYMWLQFLCDEQLAGAQQAALAAGMRIGIVADLAVGTHPGGADATVLADYLAPGASVGAPPDGYNQRGQDWSQPPWHPEALARAGYRPWRDILRTVLRHSGGIRVDHVLGLFRLFWIPRGLSPQEGAYVSYDFEAMLGILALEAERAGAVVIGEDLGTFEQWVQEALAYRGVMGTNILWFESDGPGVPKAKANYRRLALASVGTHDLPPTAGFLAGEHIRLRDELGLFTRDLETEDRDDLAWQNTILDAVRAAGCFDDDPGEFSGRSRGERGDTAEILVALTRFIAATPAALTCTQLVDLVGDLRTQNQPGTTGDLYPNWRVPLCDASGRPVLIEDLPNGQLFDRIARAALTGRGR; from the coding sequence GTGACCTATCGCGAGACGCTCCATGTGTTGGCCCAGTCCTACGGCATAGCCACGTCCTACCGCGGCAACGCCGGAGAGCTGATCGAAGCAAGCGAGGACACCCTGTTACGGCTCCTCGACGCCATGGGTGTTGACGCCCGCGACCCAGGGCGCGCTCTGGCTGCCCGCCGCGACGAAGAAGCCAGCCGGCCCCTGCCCTGGACCGTCGTGACTACCGAGGGCTACCCCTACGAATTCACCGTGCACGTGCCGGACGGGGCGCCGGCGAACGTCTGGATCGAGCTCGAGGACGGCGGCCGCCGCGAGGTCCGCCAACTCGACGACTTCACCCCGCCGCACACTGTCGGCGACGTGAGCTGGGGCACTGCCCGCTTCGAGGCCCCGGCCGATTTGCCCCAGGGCTGGCACCGGCTGCGGCTGGAGTCCTCCGGCCGGGAAGCCACCTCGACGCTCGTGGTGACCCCGGAGCGCATCTCGCGCACGGCCGAGGTCACCGAGCATCCCAGCGCAGGCGTGATGGCGCAGCTCTATTCCGCGCGCTCGCGCACCTCCTGGGGTATCGGCGACTTTCGGGATCTCTCGCGCCTCGCCGAGATCGTGGCGCGGTCCGGTTTCGACTTCCTGCTCACCAACCCGCTACACGCCGCGGAGCCCTTCCCACCCATCGAAGACTCCCCCTACCTGCCGACGACGCGGAGGTTCATCAACCCGATCTACCTGTGCATCGAAGACGTACCTGAATTCGAGCTTTTAAGCGCGGAATTGAAGGCCGACGTCGAGGAGATCGCCGCCGAATTCCAGGCCGCGAACTTCACCGGGGATTTCATCGATCGCAACCCTATCTTCGAGGCGAAACTCGCCGTGCTGCGCGAGCTGTTCCACCAGCCGCGCTCTGCTGAGCGGGCCGCCGAGTTCGCCGCCTTCGTCGACCGCGAGGGTACAGGGCTGGTCGCGTTTGCCCGCTGGTGTGCCGACCGCGAACGTGCAGCCGACGTCGGCCCCTCAGCGGGGGCCCACGCGCTCGCCGAGCCGAGTGCGGCCGAATACGCCACCGCAGTGGACTTTTACATGTGGCTGCAGTTTTTGTGCGACGAGCAGCTGGCGGGCGCCCAACAGGCCGCGCTCGCCGCGGGCATGCGCATCGGCATCGTCGCCGACCTTGCCGTGGGCACCCACCCCGGCGGCGCGGATGCCACCGTGCTCGCGGACTACCTCGCTCCGGGCGCCAGCGTCGGCGCCCCGCCGGATGGCTATAACCAGCGCGGGCAGGACTGGTCGCAGCCGCCGTGGCACCCGGAGGCGCTGGCCCGCGCGGGCTACCGGCCGTGGCGGGATATCCTGCGCACGGTGCTCCGCCACTCCGGCGGTATCCGCGTCGACCACGTCCTGGGGCTGTTCCGGCTGTTCTGGATCCCGCGGGGCTTGAGCCCCCAGGAAGGCGCCTACGTCTCCTACGACTTCGAGGCGATGCTGGGCATTCTGGCCCTCGAGGCCGAGCGTGCCGGCGCCGTGGTCATCGGCGAAGACCTCGGGACGTTTGAACAGTGGGTCCAGGAGGCGCTGGCCTACCGCGGCGTGATGGGTACCAACATCCTGTGGTTCGAATCCGACGGCCCCGGGGTACCCAAGGCCAAAGCCAACTACCGCCGCCTGGCGTTGGCCTCCGTAGGTACCCACGACCTTCCGCCCACCGCTGGCTTTTTAGCCGGCGAACACATCCGACTGCGCGACGAGCTGGGGCTGTTCACCCGCGACCTGGAGACCGAGGACCGCGACGATCTGGCCTGGCAGAACACGATTCTCGACGCCGTGCGGGCCGCGGGGTGCTTCGACGACGACCCGGGCGAATTCTCCGGGCGCAGCCGCGGCGAGCGCGGCGACACTGCGGAGATCCTGGTCGCGCTCACCCGGTTCATCGCGGCGACGCCCGCCGCGCTCACGTGCACCCAGCTCGTGGACCTGGTCGGCGACCTGCGCACCCAGAACCAGCCGGGGACCACCGGGGACCTCTACCCCAACTGGCGGGTGCCGCTGTGCGACGCCAGCGGCCGCCCGGTGCTCATCGAGGACCTGCCCAACGGCCAGCTCTTCGACAGGATCGCCCGCGCGGCGCTGACCGGCCGCGGCCGGTAG
- the idi gene encoding isopentenyl-diphosphate Delta-isomerase, which yields MDSSHETEELVVLVGADGRPAGTAPKATVHTADTPLHFAFSAYVLDPEGRLLLTRRALSKRTWPGVWTNSFCGHPGPGEITVAAVRRRASEELGLQPAQLGAVEEVLPDFSYRATDSSGIVEYEVCPVFVVRLTGPVALAVNPEEVDAWVWAAPADVVAAARALPEVFSQWMVAELADPRLVAALG from the coding sequence ATGGATAGTTCGCACGAGACAGAGGAGCTCGTCGTCCTCGTCGGCGCCGATGGGCGCCCGGCGGGCACTGCCCCCAAAGCCACCGTGCACACCGCCGATACGCCGTTGCACTTTGCCTTTTCCGCCTACGTCCTCGACCCCGAGGGCAGACTGTTGCTCACCCGGCGGGCGCTCAGCAAGCGCACTTGGCCGGGAGTGTGGACGAACAGCTTCTGCGGGCACCCGGGGCCGGGGGAAATCACCGTCGCCGCAGTGCGTCGCCGCGCCAGCGAGGAGCTCGGACTTCAGCCCGCGCAGCTGGGCGCGGTCGAGGAAGTGCTCCCGGATTTTTCTTATCGGGCCACCGACTCCTCCGGGATCGTCGAATACGAGGTCTGCCCCGTCTTCGTCGTGCGCTTGACCGGCCCCGTGGCCCTTGCGGTCAACCCCGAGGAGGTCGACGCGTGGGTGTGGGCGGCCCCGGCGGATGTCGTCGCCGCCGCCCGCGCGCTGCCCGAGGTCTTTTCGCAGTGGATGGTCGCGGAACTGGCTGATCCCAGGTTGGTCGCGGCGCTGGGCTGA
- a CDS encoding phosphotransferase yields MIDTEALARELSHSCFYGAKTETIDRVEVLHSSPLTGAEADTSALIVRVHHGQSADLYQLYVDSAGRDVLGERASDYGAALAAGRPPVGEVHGDAGLIAGLSGRPLGLEQSNSTLVFGAAGGPPQVAVKVFRKLEPGLNPEVELLTQISECPYVPRIFAWVGTRDGADPVTLAIAEEFIADSANGWADALEFAAADRSFAPRATALGKAVRAVHEELADKLGTEEASGEELVGRLDERLAAAAPAVESAAGAELFARARTRLRGLVSAANTQRIHGDLHLGQVLVVGDGYRILDFEGEPARPLAERRRRDPAVRDVAGLVRSIDYAAHFPAYSHTGPGPKDPSAWSCEASEALLAGYGLAEDQRQLLDAYVLDKALYEVAYEANNRPDWVGIPLAAVRRLLGDSEDSAK; encoded by the coding sequence GTGATCGATACGGAAGCACTCGCCCGGGAGCTGAGCCACTCCTGCTTCTACGGCGCGAAGACGGAAACCATCGACCGCGTCGAGGTTCTGCACAGCTCACCGCTTACCGGCGCCGAGGCGGATACCTCCGCACTAATCGTGCGGGTCCACCACGGGCAGTCGGCCGACCTCTACCAGCTCTATGTCGACTCCGCCGGCCGGGACGTGCTCGGCGAGCGGGCCAGCGACTACGGTGCGGCACTTGCCGCTGGCCGGCCACCGGTGGGCGAGGTCCACGGCGACGCGGGGCTTATCGCCGGGCTGAGCGGCCGGCCGCTAGGCCTGGAGCAGTCGAACAGCACGCTCGTGTTCGGCGCGGCGGGCGGCCCACCGCAGGTGGCGGTGAAGGTATTCCGCAAACTCGAGCCAGGCCTCAATCCCGAGGTGGAGCTTCTCACCCAGATCTCCGAATGCCCGTACGTCCCGCGTATCTTCGCCTGGGTGGGCACCCGCGACGGCGCCGACCCGGTCACACTGGCCATTGCGGAGGAGTTCATCGCGGATTCCGCCAATGGCTGGGCCGACGCCCTGGAGTTCGCCGCGGCGGACCGTTCCTTCGCCCCGCGGGCGACGGCCCTGGGGAAGGCCGTCCGGGCCGTCCACGAAGAGCTGGCTGATAAGCTCGGCACCGAAGAAGCCAGCGGCGAGGAGCTTGTCGGGCGCCTCGACGAGCGGCTTGCCGCGGCTGCACCAGCCGTGGAGAGCGCGGCCGGGGCGGAGCTCTTCGCCCGCGCCCGCACCCGACTACGCGGTTTGGTCAGCGCCGCCAACACGCAGCGCATCCACGGCGACCTGCACCTGGGGCAGGTGCTCGTGGTCGGCGATGGCTATCGGATCTTGGACTTCGAAGGTGAGCCGGCCCGCCCACTAGCCGAGCGACGCCGCCGGGACCCGGCGGTACGCGATGTTGCCGGCCTCGTGCGCTCCATCGACTACGCCGCCCACTTCCCCGCTTATTCCCACACGGGCCCCGGCCCCAAGGACCCCAGCGCCTGGTCCTGCGAGGCGAGCGAAGCCCTGCTCGCCGGCTACGGCCTGGCTGAAGATCAGCGCCAGCTCCTCGACGCCTATGTCCTCGACAAGGCCCTCTACGAGGTAGCGTACGAGGCCAACAACCGCCCCGACTGGGTGGGCATCCCGCTGGCCGCCGTCCGCCGCCTGCTGGGCGATAGCGAGGATAGCGCCAAGTGA